From Pseudodesulfovibrio alkaliphilus, one genomic window encodes:
- the mreC gene encoding rod shape-determining protein MreC, with amino-acid sequence MKKPKKIAIVIVAGLFVYLSLYTWNLRTGHLDALSSYTGLDIASLIIRPGQWVHHKSLGFWERYIHLVGLKQQNDELVRDNARLVRHNMLLAAEARSAHRLENLLGFTPPGQWEFSGARVIAHRMGPTGSLATLAVDRGAASGVSKDMPVVSLDGVVGRVLRTGGIASTVLLLTDANSRIAVIGENNRTPGMLSGQGYGQPLVVHYMNLNAVIDPGELLLTSGLSGIFPKGLPVARVVRVRRSDISLFLTVEADPLVDVVGLEEVLLLHRASAAPDDSGAAQEEAQGVLGQ; translated from the coding sequence GTGAAAAAGCCCAAGAAGATCGCCATCGTGATCGTGGCGGGGCTCTTCGTGTACCTGAGCCTGTATACGTGGAACCTGCGCACCGGGCATCTGGACGCCCTTTCAAGCTACACCGGCCTTGATATCGCAAGCCTCATTATCCGCCCGGGGCAATGGGTCCACCATAAGTCATTGGGATTCTGGGAGCGCTACATCCACCTCGTCGGTCTCAAGCAGCAAAACGACGAGCTGGTCCGCGACAATGCCCGGCTGGTGCGCCATAACATGCTCCTCGCAGCCGAGGCGCGGTCTGCCCACCGGCTTGAAAACCTGCTGGGATTCACCCCTCCAGGGCAATGGGAGTTCAGCGGGGCCCGGGTCATAGCCCACCGCATGGGGCCGACCGGGAGCCTGGCCACCCTGGCCGTGGACCGGGGCGCCGCATCCGGGGTGTCCAAGGACATGCCGGTGGTCAGCCTGGACGGGGTCGTGGGCCGTGTGCTGCGCACCGGAGGCATCGCCTCCACCGTGCTGCTGCTCACGGACGCCAACAGCCGCATAGCCGTCATCGGCGAAAACAACCGGACGCCGGGCATGCTCTCGGGCCAGGGCTACGGCCAGCCCCTGGTGGTCCACTACATGAATCTCAACGCGGTCATCGACCCCGGCGAACTGCTGCTCACCTCGGGGCTTTCCGGCATCTTTCCCAAGGGACTGCCTGTGGCCCGGGTGGTCCGGGTGCGCCGCTCGGACATCTCGCTCTTCCTCACGGTGGAGGCCGACCCTCTGGTGGATGTGGTCGGGCTCGAGGAGGTTCTGCTGCTCCACCGCGCTTCCGCGGCACCGGACGACTCCGGGGCGGCACAGGAGGAGGCACAGGGTGTTCTCGGGCAATAA